The region GTGGTTCTGGCCAGACCGGGCACATGTTTGGTGCGAGCACTGTCCGCCAGCAGATGAACACTCTGACATCTTTCATTGATTCAGGCCAGGTGTACGGTTCAGACGACGCCAAAGCTCAATTCTTACGTGACCTCACCAATGATAAAGGCTTGTTGAGGGTCAACACAGCGTACACCGACAACGGGCGAGAGCTACTGCCCTTCACCAACATGGGCGCCAACATGTGTGCTACCCGTGCTAGAATTACCAATGATATCAGTATTAAGGAGGTGCCGTGCTTTCTTGCTGGTGAGTGGTTGAAAAAGCGGAATTGATTGGACAGTTCTCTCTGCTCTTCAGCTCGTATCTTTTCAAAAAggagtcagtttgtttttgatgtCATAGGTAAGGCAATGTAAATATAATAACCGGCCCTATGCCTTGCCTTCCAGGTGACGAGCGCTCCAACGAGAACATCGGTCTGTCGTCTTTGCACACACTTTTCCTGCGCGAGCACAACCGCCTGGCTCGTGCTTTGGCCAAACTCAATCCTCACTGGAACGGAGAGAGACTCTACCAGGAGGCACGCAAGATCATGGGCGCATACTTCCAGGTAAGAGAGACGCTCAGCAGCATGGGCTGCAGAAATGTTGCATTAATAATTTAATTCCCTGCATGGAACAGTTCCctcatttttttgtatcttaTAGGTGATCACGTACCGAGACTACTTATTCCACATTGTCGGCCCGGACGTGATGGCCAAGCAGCTATCCACCTACCCTGGTTATGATGAAGACGTTGACCCCAGCATCGCCAATGTGTTCGCCACTGCTGCTTACAGATTTGCCCATCTGATGGTTCAGCCCTTCATGTTTCGTCTCAGCGAGACATATGAGGAGCATCCTGAGTACCCCAGCCCGCTGCTGCACAAAGCGTTCTTCACACCATGGAGGATCCTCTTTGAAGGTTTGAATATTATCCTtcaattttctgtttttccaaaGCAATTCAAATCAGTACAGTGTGTAAACCGCAACAGGCTGAGATATACACGACCACATGGAGCTTTATGGTCACTTTTTTGTTGGGAccacagatggaaattagcaactcgctaaatctggtgctaccatcttttcatttttctttgcatAAATGATCGATGTCGTTGAACATTGTCCCTTgataaatccaaaaaaaaaaaaaaaaaaagattaacaaaaaaaaagctcagtcGTCATCAGATGGTAGTTGGTGGGTTTTGGGTTTGGATTACAGCTAATGCGTTCTGACTAAGTGGCAACGTCCAATgctgaaaaataaagattaagtGGAAGTTAAGATTTccttagcaccaatacaccaagtcaaattccttgtatgtgtaaatgtactttgcAATAatacccgattctgattctgattctgaagtgcATAAAACCgtagttccttgagtgtccactcgGGAAACCCCATTAGAGCCTGTGTTAAAATTCCTGTTTTGATGTTCAGCCTggtgataaaacaaaaaaaaagtctcaacaTGCTTCTATTAGCAGTCCAATATACATCTCATTGGGAATCTTTGCTTTGGAAAATGTCTAAAAAAGCTGGTATGGCACCTTGCTAATGATCATCTTTTCCCACATTAACCAGCTGGCAGTGGCTTCAGGCATTCAGAAAACAATGTGTATCTTCacgctgatggtcttgtttgtttttagtagAGGCATCATTATTAAAATCCGTCTGTTTCATGAatagttaaaaactcctcacaggaactCAAACCGAGTTTAAGTTCCCCGTTTCTTGTTCCTCTCAGGTGGCTTGGACCCGATCCTGAGGGGTCTGGTGGGTCGCAGGGCAAAGCTGAACACCCAGGAACACATGATGCATGACGAGCTGAGGGAGCGGCTGTTTGAGTTCTCCAAAGAGTTGGCTCTGGACCTGGCCTCTCTCAACatgcagagaggcagagaccACGGACTCCCTGGTAGAACTCTTTCTGGTTTTTCCTCATAGCACTTTGATTTGCGTCTCTGCATGAATTATAGATCACACTGTATCTTAACCAGTGCAGCATTGTCACACTGCGTTTCCTTTAAGGGTACAACGAGTGGAGAAAGTTCTGCGGGCTGTCGCAACCCAAAAATCAAAGACAGCTGAACAAAgtgttgaataataaaaaactgGCCAAGAGCCTGCTGAAACTCTACAAGACACCAAGCAACATCGATGTGTGGGTGGGAGGAGTGGCAGAGCCGTTCGTCAAAGGAGGAAGAGTGGGACCGCTGTTCGCCTGCCTGGTCGCCACTCAGTTCCAGAGGATCCGTCAGGGAGACCGGTAAGCACTCGGGAGGAGGATCTGAAGAAACCTTACTGAATGTCATGTACAGTAAATGTCCTGAGTAACACTTCAATCTTATCTATTTCAGACTTTGGTGGGAAAACGAGGGAGTGTTCAATGAGGACCAAAGGGAGTCGCTGAAGCAGACGTCACTTTCCCGCATCATCTGTGACAACACGGGTATCACTAAAGTGCCCGACAAGCCCTTCCAGTTCAAGTCGAAAGATTCCTACACTGAATGTGAGAAAATCCCTGCCTTTGACCTCAGTCCATGGAAGGAGGAAATTGagtagaaatcagggagagagagagagtacggAATGACCTGAGGGAAACGTATTTaacttttgtcttaaaatgtGGTTTTGATGATTGGCTGTTGGATGTAAACAATGCAATAATTTCAAAGTAATGTACATTTTAAGATTTGAATGTTTCAAAAGTAATTGAATTTTTGCCTTAAGAGTCGACAAGATTCACATTGAATGCTACAAAATAAAGTATTGACGCTCTGCTTTACTTTGAGTCAGCGTTTCATTTGATTCACCTTTTTTCAAGAGTTCTGGTGGGCGCTGCTGAGAAAGTGAACAGAAGCAGATACAATCACTACATGGGTCGCACTGACTTTGTGTAGACCAGGGGGTTCCCAAACTTCTCGGCCCGTGACCCCCAAGAATAATGGTGCTAGAAACTGGGGACCCTCGCTGTCCCTGGAGGAGGTTCAAACATTTAGAGTTGTGCAGTCTGGCTCACACATATAGGCATTAGTCATTTTCACGTTAAAAGCAGAATATTGGTAATCTCCATGTACAGActtcagcactgtgtgtgtgtgtgtgtgtgtgtctgaatgagtTTAATTTGTAAAGTTCAACAGACGCCTACGTTGATGAAGACgtgcaaacttacattttaagGAATTTTTACACCttactttcatttcagcataaATCTCACTGAACGATTACAGTTTTAATTTTTAAGTGAAATACTTTTTCTCTACTTGTTCACAATGatgtataaaatatatgaaaatgaatgtttttttgaaaagcATCTTGCGACCCCCCCTCTCAGTGTCTCGCGACCCTCCAAGGGGTcctgacccccactttgggaaacATTGGTACAGACCATATTAAAAGTGGTAATACAATATTAACTATGTTTAATTATAGCCATGTGAAAAAGTAGAATCAAAATGAGTTGATCCATCGCTCAAAATATTTTGATCTTCCTGTTTGTTGTAATTCCTCTTTTATCCAAAACATCTGGTTCAGTGAAGGTCTGTCATTCTCCTTGTGGGGAGTGGGTGGGTGGCTCCCTAGCGCCCTCTATTGACCAGTTACCAGTTAACTGCTACAGGAAGTAACCtaagtgcatttaaaaatatatatatttttaataccACAATAATAGTTCAAATTAATTCATCTTTTGTAGGGGTAATTGCTTGCTAAGTTATACAAAATAATTCAATCAAAAATTACAAACGGCAACCGtccttcaaaaaaacaaaaaaatgcctttttctTACATggcaaaatatatttaaaaatagcaTATGCATTGTGACCGACTCAGGTCTTTATTGGTTCCATTGGCAGCAgtgttctcagtcatccagtttcATGGTACATTTGAaacttgatccaaaggcagctggactcggttgaagatcttgaagacgattcccctctcctccgaaaggcttcttcagtttctAAACTATGTGGTGGACGaagtcttcaagatcttcaaccagtccagctgcctttggatcaagcttcataTTTACATTGTCAGCAGTGGCTTGCACACCTACATGTATGTGACACTGGATGTGCaagaaggagggagacagaaatGAGACGAGAAAGGGGAATAGGCGGTAAAAGATAGATAACATAGTTATACTTCAAATCAATGAAGAAATAAAGTTAGTTTGTGTAAGTTTAACCTGTGCTTTATCCAGCAGCAACaaagattcaaataaataattaggGTGGTGTGAGTTCATGCAACGCTCTCCAAAAATT is a window of Labrus mixtus chromosome 5, fLabMix1.1, whole genome shotgun sequence DNA encoding:
- the LOC132974913 gene encoding eosinophil peroxidase-like yields the protein MKWFLCLIGTLHLCSHSHVDAETRLSKRAIEKAVEEAKATVDSAYEYSRKQSIERVKRNAAKPSDVLRLLKQPVGPTRLAVRAADYMDNTIKLIKTSLVARQKRSINASDLISAEDLQLISDLTGCSARQRPASCKTVSNLERFRTASSICNNRKNSRRGSSNTPFTRWLPAEYQDEISLPKGWNPKLRINKQLLPLVREVSNQILSTKNSDVESDPLYTHLVTIFGQWTDHDLTFTPHSPVIRSFSNGIDCDKSCERTEPCFPIEIPTSDSRSVEHSEECIPFFRSTAACGSGQTGHMFGASTVRQQMNTLTSFIDSGQVYGSDDAKAQFLRDLTNDKGLLRVNTAYTDNGRELLPFTNMGANMCATRARITNDISIKEVPCFLAGDERSNENIGLSSLHTLFLREHNRLARALAKLNPHWNGERLYQEARKIMGAYFQVITYRDYLFHIVGPDVMAKQLSTYPGYDEDVDPSIANVFATAAYRFAHLMVQPFMFRLSETYEEHPEYPSPLLHKAFFTPWRILFEGGLDPILRGLVGRRAKLNTQEHMMHDELRERLFEFSKELALDLASLNMQRGRDHGLPGYNEWRKFCGLSQPKNQRQLNKVLNNKKLAKSLLKLYKTPSNIDVWVGGVAEPFVKGGRVGPLFACLVATQFQRIRQGDRLWWENEGVFNEDQRESLKQTSLSRIICDNTGITKVPDKPFQFKSKDSYTECEKIPAFDLSPWKEEIE